The sequence AATTATAGATAAAACGCTCAAAACCAGGGATCAGAACCTTATGAGTATACGCAAGTGGACCTTTATTCCTGTTTTGGACCTTACGTCTTCACAGGTTAATAATTATTTCTATCGTATCAGAAAAAGATTTGGCAGCACTTTATTTACTTTTTTTGGCATTGAAAATCGATGGCAATTGGGGTATGTAACAACCAATCTGTTACGCGTTGCAATTAAAAGAAAGGCAGATCTTTATATTTCACATTTGGAACAGGCAATGTGGGTAGCTTCCCAATTATATGACAGAGGTCTCAATGTTGGAATTGATATGGAAGACTGGTATTCTGAAGATCTGGAAGAAATTGCAAGAATAAAAAGGCCAGCAAAAATGTTAAGAAAGCTTGAACAACAATTGCTTGCTTCATGCAATCATGTTACCTGTACTTCACAAGTGATGGCTGAAGCGCTATCAAGGCGCTATAACTGCAAAACACCAACGGTCATATACAATACCTTTTCACTGGAAGAAGGTAATCATCTTGATTCCAAAATTATAGATCGAAAAAATACGGACTTACCATCTGTTTACTGGTTTTCTCAAACACTTGGACCATCAAGAGGCCTTGAAGACCTATTTTCTGCGCTTCCCCTCCTTAAAAACAGAGTAGAGATTCATCTTCGAGGAAAACCAATACCAGAATGGAAGAAATGGTTAGAGACTCAAGTTACCGGGGATTGGCTAAACTATATTTATATTCATCCACCGGTAACTAATACTGAACTATTATCCCGAGCTGCAGAACACGACATCGGATTTGCAGGTGAAATGAAATATTGTTTAAACAAAAACCTAACGGCATCAAATAAAATATTTCATTACTTATTGGCCGGCCTATGTGTAATTGCAAGTAATACGGACGGGCAAGTTGAAATTTCCCTAAAGGCGCCCGCCGCCTTTCAAATATATACCAGTGGAGATTCCAATGCCCTGGCAAATGTAATCAATAATTTCATGTATAATCCAACGCTTCTAATTGCTGCAAAAAAAGCTGCCTTAATAGCGGCAAGGAAGCATTACAACTGGGAAAATGAGAAGGAAAAGCTCATAAATTCTGCAAAGGCTGCACTATAGCTTTTAATGAAAATACAGGGAACCTTTAAAGATCCATGGCTGGCATCTAAAAAAACCACCTTCTGCGTCAAAAATTTCACCTGTAATCTCGCTTTAGGTTACAATTTTCGCATTGAATTTGTTTTTTTGATTCCTTTAGACTCTCACCTGGTATTATTAGAGATTCCCTTTTATTTCTTTAACTCACTAAAAAGTATAATCAGGATTATATAGC comes from Deltaproteobacteria bacterium and encodes:
- a CDS encoding glycosyl transferase family 1; translation: MSKIIIISGNHLCNNPRVLKEADVLSEAGYEVEVLGAIIDKTLKTRDQNLMSIRKWTFIPVLDLTSSQVNNYFYRIRKRFGSTLFTFFGIENRWQLGYVTTNLLRVAIKRKADLYISHLEQAMWVASQLYDRGLNVGIDMEDWYSEDLEEIARIKRPAKMLRKLEQQLLASCNHVTCTSQVMAEALSRRYNCKTPTVIYNTFSLEEGNHLDSKIIDRKNTDLPSVYWFSQTLGPSRGLEDLFSALPLLKNRVEIHLRGKPIPEWKKWLETQVTGDWLNYIYIHPPVTNTELLSRAAEHDIGFAGEMKYCLNKNLTASNKIFHYLLAGLCVIASNTDGQVEISLKAPAAFQIYTSGDSNALANVINNFMYNPTLLIAAKKAALIAARKHYNWENEKEKLINSAKAAL